A window of Cohnella herbarum contains these coding sequences:
- a CDS encoding glycoside hydrolase family 16 protein translates to MNKLIWQQDFANGNADLSAWNIRLGNDLLDNDGNPIMPGWGNGEQQYYTGHSDNLYIDELGLNLRARREDVEADGRQFAYTSARLDTRDHLSFCYGKLIVRAKLPVGQGLWPAIWLLPQHQAYGPWPASGEIDIMEAKGRLPRQVSGTLHYGKDWDHKVVDEFSYELEQGTINEFRDYTLEWDVSSIRWLVDGHCYAERRLEPGIMPFDEPFYVVLNLAVGGWYDRVEVDEAALPAIMTVSGIWLYQ, encoded by the coding sequence ATGAACAAGTTGATCTGGCAGCAGGATTTCGCGAACGGCAACGCAGATTTGAGCGCATGGAACATTCGCCTTGGCAACGACCTGCTCGATAACGACGGCAATCCGATAATGCCGGGGTGGGGGAACGGGGAACAGCAGTATTATACGGGGCATTCCGACAACCTCTATATCGACGAACTTGGCCTGAACCTACGTGCGCGCCGCGAAGACGTCGAAGCGGACGGGAGGCAATTTGCGTATACCTCGGCGCGCTTGGACACGAGGGACCATCTTTCCTTCTGCTACGGCAAACTCATCGTGCGTGCCAAGCTGCCTGTGGGGCAAGGGTTATGGCCAGCCATTTGGCTGCTTCCGCAGCACCAGGCTTACGGGCCTTGGCCCGCTTCCGGCGAGATCGACATCATGGAAGCCAAAGGCCGCCTCCCCCGGCAAGTATCCGGAACGCTGCACTACGGGAAGGATTGGGACCATAAAGTCGTCGATGAGTTCAGCTATGAGCTCGAGCAGGGCACGATCAACGAATTCCGCGATTATACTCTAGAATGGGATGTTAGCTCCATCCGATGGCTGGTAGACGGTCATTGCTACGCCGAACGCCGCTTAGAGCCGGGCATTATGCCCTTTGATGAGCCATTCTACGTGGTGCTCAACCTTGCCGTAGGGGGTTGGTATGACCGGGTAGAGGTGGACGAAGCCGCGCTGCCGGCGATCATGACGGTATCGGGGATTTGGCTGTACCAATAA
- a CDS encoding carbohydrate ABC transporter permease has product MDRRKRFRRIGVFEVGNTLLMLAVCFITLYPMWFVFINSLNAPQQALLGTVNWFPKELSLASYSVVFNDKNMMNGFYVTTLRTVFGTAVHVLFTAIVAYGMSKTVLIGRKLYLKIALITMLFSGGLIPTFLLMTKLGLYDNFGVFIFPSMYTFFNMVIFMSFFRTIPDSLEESAKVDGASDYGVLFRIVLPNSMAVLATIALFSAVYHWNDYYQGVIYIRSQDLLPLQTILYKIIAENSMSFIQQQAMAQFGARLPGNSIKFASMMVATLPILVFYPFIQRYLVKGVMIGAIKG; this is encoded by the coding sequence ATGGATAGACGGAAAAGGTTTCGGCGCATCGGAGTATTCGAGGTAGGCAATACGTTGCTGATGTTGGCGGTTTGCTTTATCACGCTGTATCCGATGTGGTTTGTATTCATCAACTCGCTTAATGCGCCTCAGCAGGCATTGCTTGGCACGGTCAACTGGTTCCCCAAGGAACTGTCGCTGGCCAGCTACAGCGTCGTGTTTAATGATAAAAACATGATGAACGGCTTCTACGTCACCACTCTGCGTACAGTGTTCGGGACGGCGGTGCATGTGCTGTTTACCGCCATCGTCGCTTACGGGATGAGCAAGACGGTTCTCATCGGCCGCAAGCTGTATCTTAAGATCGCCTTGATTACGATGCTCTTCTCGGGCGGGCTGATCCCCACTTTTCTGCTCATGACGAAGCTGGGGCTGTACGATAATTTCGGGGTATTCATCTTTCCTTCCATGTACACTTTTTTCAATATGGTTATTTTCATGAGCTTCTTCCGCACCATTCCCGACAGTCTGGAGGAATCAGCTAAGGTAGACGGCGCTTCGGATTACGGCGTTCTGTTCCGAATCGTACTGCCCAACAGCATGGCCGTCCTTGCCACCATAGCGCTTTTCTCGGCCGTCTATCATTGGAACGATTATTACCAGGGCGTCATTTACATCCGTTCGCAGGACTTGTTGCCGTTGCAAACGATCTTGTACAAGATCATTGCCGAGAACTCCATGTCATTCATACAGCAGCAAGCTATGGCGCAATTCGGCGCAAGGCTGCCCGGCAACTCCATCAAGTTCGCCTCCATGATGGTGGCTACGTTGCCTATTCTCGTGTTCTACCCCTTTATTCAGCGCTATCTCGTCAAAGGCGTAATGATCGGCGCGATTAAAGGGTAA
- a CDS encoding family 10 glycosylhydrolase, which yields MAKRYSSKLAFVLAAVLLASSAGIPQAPFAQAANGPFVTEVIVRTVENFKNHSDVVAFMKNAAKRHVSVINLNVKEDEDDTVPSGYVFYDSDIAPVAQGYAQFDALADVIAEAHSRDIQVRAWIPQFHDKAAFDHNAAWRMMALKNGQVVPFTGSNNNEYFVNPIHPDVQAYERSIIREIVTNYDVDGVVLDWLRFDDYNMDMSDYTRQAYNAAYGYDPVTIDFATDNAQRTQWNDWRTTQIANYVRDVEADIEGIVPDLFTGVYILPPEFVEVGQDVEKFKNYVDFISPMAYFADWGFQPSWVYNNTGILAQTKTKIGTKEIIPGLDVWWSNAQYHEIYAGIRNQLPEIQNLSFFLYGKWTDNDLKKIDNRRSW from the coding sequence ATGGCTAAGAGGTATTCTTCTAAGCTTGCCTTTGTCTTGGCCGCAGTATTGTTGGCGAGCTCCGCGGGTATTCCGCAAGCCCCGTTCGCGCAGGCGGCGAATGGCCCCTTCGTTACCGAAGTCATCGTAAGAACCGTTGAAAATTTCAAAAATCATTCGGATGTCGTCGCCTTCATGAAGAACGCCGCCAAGCGTCATGTCTCCGTCATCAACCTGAACGTCAAGGAAGACGAGGACGATACGGTTCCTTCCGGTTACGTGTTCTACGACAGCGATATTGCTCCCGTCGCGCAAGGGTACGCCCAATTCGACGCGTTGGCCGACGTCATTGCGGAAGCGCATAGCCGGGACATCCAAGTCAGGGCTTGGATCCCGCAGTTCCACGATAAGGCCGCTTTCGATCACAATGCCGCTTGGAGAATGATGGCTCTTAAGAATGGTCAAGTCGTGCCTTTCACCGGATCGAATAACAATGAATATTTCGTTAATCCGATCCACCCGGACGTACAAGCGTACGAACGCTCTATCATTAGGGAGATCGTGACCAATTACGACGTTGACGGGGTCGTATTGGATTGGCTGCGCTTCGACGACTACAACATGGATATGAGCGACTATACGAGACAAGCGTATAATGCCGCTTATGGCTACGACCCCGTTACGATCGACTTCGCGACCGATAACGCTCAGAGAACGCAATGGAACGATTGGAGAACGACCCAGATCGCGAACTATGTGCGCGACGTGGAAGCGGATATCGAAGGCATCGTTCCCGACCTCTTTACGGGAGTGTATATTTTGCCTCCGGAATTCGTGGAAGTCGGCCAAGACGTAGAGAAATTCAAGAACTACGTGGATTTCATCTCCCCTATGGCTTATTTCGCCGACTGGGGCTTCCAGCCTTCATGGGTTTACAATAACACGGGAATTTTGGCGCAAACCAAGACCAAGATCGGCACCAAAGAAATCATTCCCGGACTGGACGTCTGGTGGAGCAACGCGCAGTACCATGAGATCTACGCGGGGATCCGCAACCAGCTTCCCGAGATTCAGAATCTATCCTTCTTCCTGTATGGCAAGTGGACGGACAACGACCTCAAGAAAATCGATAACCGCAGATCCTGGTAG
- a CDS encoding ABC transporter permease, which yields MVIPGIVWMFIFCYIPMFWLIIAFMDYSIARPMLESPFVGLKHFQDFMTDDRFWRSIRNTLGMSAIKLILGFPIPILFALMLNEIRSIRFKRSVQTVSYLPHFIAWTIFGGITLNWLGEGGVINQLMMALGLQEREILFNSDPKYFWWITYFTDTLKETGWSAIIYIAAIAGIDPGLYEAAELDGANRWQRMWHITVQSIRPTIAILFILAVSGILGSNFEQIFMLKNNMNMKMAESLDLYIYNMGLVSGRHSFSTAVLFVRSIVALGLLFLANYSSKKLTGDSIF from the coding sequence ATGGTCATTCCAGGCATCGTCTGGATGTTCATCTTTTGTTATATTCCAATGTTTTGGCTCATTATCGCATTTATGGACTACAGCATCGCGAGACCCATGCTGGAATCCCCCTTCGTCGGGCTGAAGCACTTTCAGGATTTTATGACGGATGACCGTTTTTGGCGCTCGATCCGCAATACGCTGGGGATGAGCGCCATCAAGCTGATTTTAGGTTTTCCCATTCCCATTTTGTTTGCTTTGATGCTTAATGAGATACGGAGCATTCGATTTAAGCGTTCAGTACAAACCGTTTCGTACTTGCCGCATTTTATCGCCTGGACGATATTTGGCGGAATCACGCTCAATTGGCTGGGCGAGGGCGGCGTCATTAACCAACTGATGATGGCACTGGGGCTTCAGGAGCGCGAAATTCTGTTCAATAGCGACCCGAAGTACTTTTGGTGGATTACCTATTTTACCGATACGTTGAAAGAAACAGGCTGGAGCGCCATCATCTACATCGCCGCCATAGCCGGCATCGATCCGGGGCTGTACGAAGCGGCCGAACTGGATGGCGCCAACCGCTGGCAGCGCATGTGGCATATTACCGTTCAGAGCATTCGCCCCACCATTGCTATTTTGTTCATCCTCGCCGTCAGCGGGATACTGGGCAGCAACTTCGAGCAAATCTTTATGCTTAAGAACAACATGAACATGAAGATGGCGGAAAGCCTGGACTTGTACATCTATAACATGGGGTTGGTATCCGGGCGCCATTCCTTCTCCACGGCCGTCCTGTTCGTCCGCTCTATCGTTGCGCTGGGGCTGTTGTTTCTAGCCAATTACTCATCCAAAAAACTAACCGGCGACAGCATTTTCTAA
- a CDS encoding extracellular solute-binding protein: MKRSLIKKGMVLALAVIMTIVMAACSDSGKNENTPSSQPADNTQQPTESAQQPATGETAQNPDVPAWQLDTSPVDLTWFVGANWYAHTWGESLTSKYVTQKTGVNVKFEIPSGEANEQITLMMTSGKLPDLISLGSWESAVKKLWEGDHVYALNELAEQYDPYFFKVAGDGTLKWYRQANGNTYGVPNDSYSPNLMHETGMTAANQTFLVRKDLYEEMGKPDLSTPDGFLNALQLLKDKYPEYKGMPISPFFAQGNVPYGMTEYLQNLLAVPHEKDGKVYDRITDGDYVAWLKTFRTAYERGLINVDFLVDSDTQVEEKTNNARYFMMIREWTGMTAVNPMLAASGNPDSYYIAVDGPQNSNGDSAKLFPGNMDGWMVTMISKSTKNPERAIRFLTYLASEEGQKDLFLGKEGETWDTTSGKPQLKPEMVQLLASDIAKMEKDYGILDTYWMMRNPVIVNQWRPEKAPVIKQMEDFANAQADIDSGIYKGLDPLGDSDVAVAWSRISQNWEETLPELITAKDEAAFDKIFENFLARRVSYGFDQVMAHRQTELDARKAKMAE; the protein is encoded by the coding sequence ATGAAGCGCAGCCTTATTAAGAAAGGGATGGTCCTGGCGCTGGCAGTAATCATGACGATAGTCATGGCCGCGTGCTCCGATTCCGGAAAAAATGAAAATACGCCGAGCTCGCAGCCAGCGGACAACACGCAGCAGCCGACGGAGAGCGCGCAGCAACCGGCGACCGGAGAAACCGCGCAGAACCCGGACGTACCGGCATGGCAGTTGGATACGAGCCCTGTCGATCTCACCTGGTTCGTAGGCGCGAACTGGTATGCTCACACCTGGGGGGAAAGCTTGACCTCCAAATATGTCACGCAGAAGACGGGCGTCAACGTAAAGTTTGAAATTCCCTCCGGAGAAGCGAACGAGCAGATCACCCTAATGATGACCTCCGGCAAGCTGCCGGACTTGATTTCGCTGGGTTCGTGGGAAAGCGCTGTCAAGAAGCTGTGGGAAGGCGACCATGTGTATGCCTTGAATGAATTGGCCGAACAGTACGATCCCTACTTCTTCAAGGTGGCGGGCGATGGCACGCTGAAGTGGTATCGTCAGGCCAACGGCAATACGTACGGCGTTCCGAATGATTCTTACAGCCCTAATCTCATGCATGAAACCGGTATGACGGCCGCCAACCAAACCTTCTTGGTACGCAAAGATCTGTACGAGGAGATGGGCAAGCCCGACTTAAGCACTCCGGATGGCTTCCTGAATGCACTGCAGTTACTGAAGGATAAGTATCCCGAGTATAAAGGCATGCCGATCAGCCCCTTCTTCGCGCAGGGGAATGTCCCTTACGGGATGACCGAGTATTTGCAAAATCTGCTCGCCGTTCCGCATGAGAAAGACGGCAAAGTCTACGACCGCATTACCGATGGGGATTATGTCGCCTGGTTGAAAACGTTCCGTACGGCTTACGAACGCGGACTCATTAACGTCGACTTCCTGGTCGATTCCGATACGCAGGTAGAGGAGAAAACGAACAACGCCCGTTATTTCATGATGATTCGCGAATGGACCGGCATGACGGCCGTCAACCCTATGCTGGCGGCGAGCGGAAACCCGGATTCCTACTACATCGCGGTGGACGGCCCGCAGAATAGCAACGGCGATAGCGCCAAGCTGTTCCCCGGCAACATGGACGGCTGGATGGTCACGATGATTAGCAAATCGACCAAGAACCCAGAACGAGCCATCCGCTTCTTGACCTATCTGGCCAGCGAAGAAGGGCAGAAGGATTTGTTCCTAGGCAAGGAAGGCGAAACGTGGGACACGACAAGCGGCAAGCCGCAGTTGAAACCGGAAATGGTGCAATTGCTGGCATCCGATATCGCGAAGATGGAGAAGGATTACGGCATTCTGGATACGTACTGGATGATGCGCAATCCTGTCATCGTCAACCAATGGAGACCGGAGAAAGCTCCCGTCATTAAGCAAATGGAGGACTTCGCCAACGCGCAAGCCGATATCGACAGCGGCATCTACAAGGGCTTGGATCCGCTCGGCGATTCCGACGTAGCGGTAGCTTGGTCACGCATCTCTCAGAATTGGGAGGAAACGCTGCCGGAGCTGATCACCGCCAAGGACGAAGCCGCCTTCGATAAAATCTTCGAGAACTTCCTTGCTCGACGCGTAAGCTACGGCTTTGACCAAGTGATGGCGCACCGCCAGACCGAGCTGGATGCTCGCAAAGCCAAAATGGCGGAGTAA